A genomic region of Vitis vinifera cultivar Pinot Noir 40024 chromosome 7, ASM3070453v1 contains the following coding sequences:
- the LOC100257621 gene encoding BTB/POZ domain-containing protein NPY4 isoform X1 → MKFMKLGSKPDSFQADGDNIRYVATELATDIVVNVGDVKFYLHKFPLLSRSARLQKLVANTNEENNDEIYIQDIPGGPAAFEVCAKFCYSMTVTLNAYNVVAARCAAEYLEMYETVEKGNLIYKIEVFLNTSIFRSWKDSIIVLQTTKSLLPWSEEIKVVSHCLDSIASKASIDTSKVEWSYTYNRKKLPSENGNDPHWNEVKKHQMVPRDWWVEDLCELQIDLYKRVITTIKTKGGIPADVIGESLKAYAMRRLQGFSKGMVQCGDVLKHRSLVETIVWLLPTEKGSVPCSFLLKLLKAAILLECGEMGRRELMRRTGQQLEEAIVTDLLIHASPGEATIYDVDIVQNLVEEFVIHDRSAPGENEFQEIRSPGFVPEASKLMVAKLVDGYLAEIARDPNLPLSKFVDLAEMVSGFSRPSHDGLYRAIDMYLKEHPGISKSERKRICRLMDCKKLSTDACMHAVQNERLPLRVVVQVLFFEQVRAATSSAGSSTPDLPGSVRALLPGGSHGSSRSATTNTEEEWDAVPTAEELKALKGELATLRLGAGVGGGSDRSGNELNDGPKSNAENVAASKVKGLLMSKKIFSRLWSSKEKLGENSSSDTSESPGSANAEETKSTPSRSRRHSVS, encoded by the exons ATGAAGTTCATGAAACTTGGATCAAAGCCTGATTCTTTTCAGGCTGATGGGGACAATATTAG GTACGTGGCAACCGAGTTGGCAACTGATATTGTTGTTAATGTTGGAGATGTGAAATTTTACCTGCACAAG TTTCCCCTTTTATCCAGGAGTGCTCGCCTGCAGAAGCTTGTTGCAAACACAAATGAGGAGAACAACGATGAAATTTATATCCAGGATATTCCTGGTGGGCCTGCTGCCTTTGAAGTTTGTGCAAAGTTTTGCTACAGTATGACAGTCACTCTTAATGCGTACAACGTAGTTGCAGCTCGTTGTGCAGCAGAGTACCTAGAGATGTATGAAACTGTTGAAAAAGGAAACTTAATCTACAAGATTGAAGTTTTTCTCAATACTAGCATCTTCCGGAGCTGGAAAGACTCAATCATTGTTCTTCAAACTACCAAGTCTCTTCTTCCTTGGTCTGAGGAAATTAAGGTGGTCAGCCACTGCCTAGACTCGATAGCTTCAAAGGCTTCCATCGATACTTCCAAAGTGGAGTGGTCATACACCTATAACCGGAAAAAGCTCCCATCTGAGAATGGAAATGATCCTCACTGGAACGAAGTGAAAAAACACCAGATGGTTCCAAGGGACTGGTGGGTAGAAGACCTCTGTGAGcttcaaattgatttatataagcGTGTCATAACAACAATCAAAACAAAGGGAGGAATTCCTGCAGATGTTATTGGAGAATCTTTGAAAGCATATGCCATGAGAAGGTTACAAGGTTTCAGTAAGGGTATGGTCCAATGTGGTGATGTCCTAAAGCATAGATCATTGGTAGAGACCATAGTATGGCTTCTGCCTACAGAGAAAGGCAGTGTTCCCTGTAGTTTTTTGCTCAAGTTGTTGAAAGCAGCAATTTTATTAGAATGTGGAGAAATGGGAAGAAGAGAGCTGATGAGGAGAACCGGCCAGCAGCTGGAGGAGGCTATAGTGACTGATCTTTTGATTCATGCCTCCCCTGGGGAAGCAACTATATACGATGTCGATATAGTACAAAATCTGGTTGAGGAGTTTGTGATACATGACCGGAGTGCTCCTGGGGAAAATGAATTCCAGGAGATTAGAAGCCCTGGGTTTGTACCAGAAGCTTCCAAGTTGATGGTGGCTAAGCTGGTTGATGGCTACCTTGCTGAAATTGCAAGAGATCCCAATCTACCTCTTTCTAAGTTTGTTGACCTTGCTGAAATGGTATCAGGCTTTTCAAGACCATCTCATGATGGACTTTACCGTGCCATTGACATGTATCTGAAG GAACACCCTGGAATCAGcaagagtgagagaaagagaatatGCCGGCTGATGGACTGCAAGAAACTATCCACAGACGCTTGCATGCATGCTGTGCAAAATGAGCGGCTCCCCTTGCGGGTTGTTGTGCAGGTCCTGTTCTTTGAGCAGGTTAGGGCAGCAACATCATCGGCAGGCAGCAGTACGCCTGATCTACCAGGGTCTGTTAGGGCCTTACTCCCAGGTGGATCCCATGGAAGCTCCAGGTCTGCAACAACGAACACAGAAGAGGAATGGGATGCAGTGCCAACAGCAGAGGAGCTCAAGGCTTTGAAAGGGGAGCTTGCTACTCTAAGGTTAGGGGCCGGAGTGGGAGGTGGCAGTGACAGAAGTGGCAATGAATTGAATGATGGTCCTAAGAGCAATGCTGAAAATGTTGCTGCCAGTAAAGTGAAAGGTTTGCTCATGTCAAAGAAGATATTTTCAAGACTCTGGTCGAGCAAAGAAAAACTAGGTGAAAACAGCAGTTCTGATACATCAGAGAGCCCTGGTTCAGCCAATGCAGAGGAAACAAAATCGACTCCTTCCAGAAGTAGGAGGCATTCAGTATCTTAG
- the LOC100254154 gene encoding glucan endo-1,3-beta-glucosidase 1 has protein sequence MLKMGSLFHIIIFFLTFLVLTGSSSESVELLTLYDSSPVVLQAMSHTGVPIAVSVSEDDLNEVSGSVLMAESWIRTHVLAHYPSTNITTIVVGNTVLCNKDKEDKLRLVLPSLRNVYYSLTRWGLEKDIKVSAAFSSNCLNPDSVLDRDDLADKVIKPLLSFLELTNSTYSVHPPTNFSPLSDESAGLVSSHSESMKKLGTSKLRVNVIVQSAKEGKPQSRKLSFMHSKFVEPYPARPTPLPELSPSPIYSSIGFSAPANVAKNPLPPLPPLEGTASPPPMTFPFAPEMPPIVIPASPPYSFSLPPCSPFEAGAPAPETGVKQGLWCVAKPSVPADTLQEAMDYACGGGGADCEEIEPHGNCYYPDTVLAHASYAFNSYWQKHKKNGGTCSFGGTAMLINADPSFLHCRFLHS, from the exons ATGTTGAAGATGGGGTCCctctttcatattattattttctttctcacttTCTTGGTTCTCACTG GTTCCAGTTCAGAATCTGTCGAACTCTTAACCCTCTATGACTCTTCTCCAGTGGTTCTTCAAGCAATGTCTCACACTGGTGTTCCTATAGCAGTTTCTGTCAGTGAGGATGACCTCAATGAGGTCTCCGGGAGTGTTTTAATGGCTGAAAGTTGGATCAGAACCCATGTTTTGGCCCACTACCCTTCTACTAATATCACCACCATTGTTGTGGGGAACACCGTTCTCTGTAACAAAGACAAAGAAGACAAGTTGAGGTTGGTTTTGCCATCTCTGAGGAACGTCTATTACTCCCTAACAAGGTGGGGTTTGGAGAAAGATATCAAAGTCTCAGCCGCTTTTTCTTCCAACTGTTTAAACCCTGACTCTGTTCTTGATAGAGATGACTTGGCTGACAAAGTTATCAAACCTCTGCTCTCCTTTCTTGAGCTTACAAACTCAACTTACTCTGTCCACCCTCCTACAAATTTCTCTCCTTTGTCAGATGAGAGTGCAGGTTTGGTGTCTTCACACTCAGAGTCAATGAAAAAGCTTGGAACTTCAAAGCTTAGGGTTAATGTGATAGTTCAAAGCGCAAAGGAAGGCAAACCCCAGAGCAGGAAGCTCTCATTCATGCATTCCAAGTTTGTAGAACCATACCCAGCGAGACCAACCCCATTACCAGAGCTGTCACCATCCCCAATCTACTCCTCCATTGGTTTCTCTGCTCCTGCAAATGTAGCTAAAAACCCTCTTCCCCCACTTCCCCCACTCGAAGGAACAGCTTCTCCACCGCCAATGACATTCCCTTTTGCCCCTGAAATGCCGCCTATTGTAATTCCAGCAAGCCCACCTTATAGTTTCTCATTGCCTCCTTGCAGTCCATTTGAGGCTGGTGCACCAGCACCGGAGACAGGCGTGAAGCAGGGACTATGGTGTGTGGCTAAGCCTAGTGTTCCTGCAGATACATTGCAGGAGGCAATGGACTATGCTTGTGGGGGTGGGGGTGCTGATTGTGAAGAGATTGAGCCTCATGGGAACTGCTATTATCCTGATACTGTTCTTGCCCATGCTTCCTATGCTTTCAATAGTTACTGgcaaaaacacaagaaaaatggAGGCACCTGTAGTTTTGGAGGGACTGCTATGCTCATCAACGCTGACCCAA GTTTTCTACATTGTCGGTTCCTTCATTCTTAG
- the LOC100264451 gene encoding zinc finger protein ZAT10 produces the protein MALETLNSPTAATTVQFHHDSDLDYLEPWTKRKRSKRPRLDNPPTEEEYLALCLIMLAQGGRGDVATQLRHHSPPPPPPALTLSYKCSVCNKAFPSYQALGGHKASHRKLAGIEDQPTTAGTSNASNALPSVNTSGKIHECSICHKTFSSGQALGGHKRCHYDSGSNGGSSGDGAITWSDGTRWSHSHRDFDLNLPALPGFSPAPCVDRGGKSQLPCEEEVESPLSAKHHPGV, from the coding sequence ATGGCTCTGGAGACTCTGAATTCACCCACTGCAGCCACCACGGTACAGTTCCACCATGACTCTGACCTCGACTACCTTGAGCCATGGACCAAGAGGAAGAGGTCCAAGCGTCCTCGCCTCGACAACCCACCTACTGAAGAAGAGTATCTGGCTCTCTGCCTCATCATGCTCGCTCAAGGAGGCCGCGGCGATGTTGCCACCCAGCTCCGCCACCACTCTCCGCCGCCCCCGCCGCCAGCCCTGACGCTCAGTTACAAGTGTAGTGTTTGCAACAAAGCCTTCCCGTCCTACCAGGCGTTGGGCGGACACAAGGCCAGTCACCGGAAGCTCGCCGGAATTGAAGATCAACCCACCACCGCCGGCACCTCCAACGCCTCAAACGCCCTTCCCTCGGTCAACACCAGTGGTAAAATCCATGAGTGCTCCATCTGCCACAAGACTTTCTCCTCAGGTCAAGCTTTGGGCGGACACAAGCGGTGCCACTACGATTCCGGCAGCAACGGCGGCAGCTCAGGAGACGGCGCAATTACGTGGTCGGATGGTACGCGTTGGAGCCACAGTCACCGTGACTTTGACTTGAATCTACCCGCACTGCCGGGTTTCTCGCCTGCTCCATGCGTTGACCGTGGAGGAAAAAGTCAACTTCCCTGCGAAGAGGAGGTGGAGAGCCCATTGTCGGCGAAGCATCATCCAGGAGTATAG
- the LOC100242159 gene encoding probable N-acetyltransferase HLS1, whose amino-acid sequence MGEEGGGGGGGGGRVVVVVREFHPEKDCRRVEEVERRCEVGPSGELSLFTDLLGDPICRVRHSPAFRMLVAEMVGEENEEAKEIVGMIRGCIKTVTCGKKLSRNGRTSNDPTKPLPVYTKLAYILGLRVSPSHRRMGIGLKLVCRMEEWFRDNGAEYSYIATENDNQASVNLFTDKCGYSKFRTPSILVNPVFAHTVRLPKRVHIFKLSPSDAEALYRRRFSTTEFFPRDIDSVLNNKLNLGTFVAVFSESNPTESWPGSDSFLADPPESWAVLSVWNCKDVFTLEVRGASRVKRGFAKTTRLVDRALPWLQLPSVPEVFRPFGLHFMYGLGGEGPRAVKLVKALCGYAHNLAKERGCGVVATEVSSREPLRLGIPHWKRLSCAEDLWCMKRLGEDYSDGSVGDWTKSHPGPSIFVDPREF is encoded by the exons ATGGGAGAGGAGGGTGGCGGTGGCGGTGGCGGAGGGGGCAGGGTGGTGGTAGTGGTGAGGGAGTTCCACCCTGAAAAGGATTGCAGGAGAGTGGAGGAAGTGGAGAGGAGGTGTGAGGTTGGACCCAGTGGGGAGCTCTCCCTCTTCACGGACCTGTTGGGCGACCCAATTTGCAGGGTTCGCCATTCTCCCGCCTTCCGCATGCTG GTAGCAGAGATGGTGGGCGAAGAGAATGAGGAAGCGAAGGAGATAGTAGGGATGATAAGGGGTTGCATCAAAACTGTTACATGTGGGAAGAAACTCTCCAGAAATGGAAGGACCTCCAATGATCCTACCAAACCCCTTCCTGTTTACACCAAACTCGCCTATATCTTAGGCCTTCGCGTCTCTCCTTCTCACCG GAGAATGGGTATTGGGTTGAAGCTGGTTTGTAGGATGGAGGAGTGGTTTAGAGATAATGGCGCTGAATATTCCTATATAGCCACTGAAAACGACAATCAAGCTTCCGTTAACCTCTTCACCGACAAATGCGGCTACTCCAAGTTCCGTACGCCTTCCATCCTGGTGAACCCCGTCTTTGCTCACACAGTCCGTCTTCCTAAACGAGTCCACATCTTCAAGCTCTCCCCCTCCGACGCCGAGGCGCTCTACCGCCGTCGCTTCTCAACCACAGAGTTTTTTCCCCGTGACATTGACTCCGTCCTCAACAATAAGCTCAATCTCGGCACCTTCGTGGCCGTTTTTTCCGAGTCAAACCCCACCGAATCATGGCCCGGATCGGACTCGTTCCTGGCGGACCCGCCCGAGTCGTGGGCGGTTCTCAGCGTCTGGAACTGCAAGGACGTGTTCACGCTAGAGGTGCGTGGCGCGTCGCGCGTGAAACGGGGGTTCGCGAAAACGACTCGTTTGGTGGACAGGGCGCTCCCGTGGCTGCAGTTGCCGTCAGTGCCGGAGGTGTTCAGGCCATTCGGACTACACTTCATGTATGGGCTGGGGGGAGAAGGCCCACGCGCGGTGAAGTTGGTGAAGGCGCTGTGTGGGTACGCGCACAACCTGGCTAAGGAACGTGGGTGCGGGGTGGTGGCCACGGAGGTGTCCAGCCGCGAACCTCTCAGATTAGGAATCCCACACTGGAAGAGGCTATCCTGCGCCGAGGACCTATGGTGCATGAAGAGGCTCGGGGAAGACTACAGCGACGGTTCGGTCGGTGACTGGACCAAATCACACCCTGGCCCTTCCATTTTTGTTGACCCCAGAGAGTTCTAA
- the LOC100257621 gene encoding BTB/POZ domain-containing protein NPY2 isoform X2, translated as MTVTLNAYNVVAARCAAEYLEMYETVEKGNLIYKIEVFLNTSIFRSWKDSIIVLQTTKSLLPWSEEIKVVSHCLDSIASKASIDTSKVEWSYTYNRKKLPSENGNDPHWNEVKKHQMVPRDWWVEDLCELQIDLYKRVITTIKTKGGIPADVIGESLKAYAMRRLQGFSKGMVQCGDVLKHRSLVETIVWLLPTEKGSVPCSFLLKLLKAAILLECGEMGRRELMRRTGQQLEEAIVTDLLIHASPGEATIYDVDIVQNLVEEFVIHDRSAPGENEFQEIRSPGFVPEASKLMVAKLVDGYLAEIARDPNLPLSKFVDLAEMVSGFSRPSHDGLYRAIDMYLKEHPGISKSERKRICRLMDCKKLSTDACMHAVQNERLPLRVVVQVLFFEQVRAATSSAGSSTPDLPGSVRALLPGGSHGSSRSATTNTEEEWDAVPTAEELKALKGELATLRLGAGVGGGSDRSGNELNDGPKSNAENVAASKVKGLLMSKKIFSRLWSSKEKLGENSSSDTSESPGSANAEETKSTPSRSRRHSVS; from the exons ATGACAGTCACTCTTAATGCGTACAACGTAGTTGCAGCTCGTTGTGCAGCAGAGTACCTAGAGATGTATGAAACTGTTGAAAAAGGAAACTTAATCTACAAGATTGAAGTTTTTCTCAATACTAGCATCTTCCGGAGCTGGAAAGACTCAATCATTGTTCTTCAAACTACCAAGTCTCTTCTTCCTTGGTCTGAGGAAATTAAGGTGGTCAGCCACTGCCTAGACTCGATAGCTTCAAAGGCTTCCATCGATACTTCCAAAGTGGAGTGGTCATACACCTATAACCGGAAAAAGCTCCCATCTGAGAATGGAAATGATCCTCACTGGAACGAAGTGAAAAAACACCAGATGGTTCCAAGGGACTGGTGGGTAGAAGACCTCTGTGAGcttcaaattgatttatataagcGTGTCATAACAACAATCAAAACAAAGGGAGGAATTCCTGCAGATGTTATTGGAGAATCTTTGAAAGCATATGCCATGAGAAGGTTACAAGGTTTCAGTAAGGGTATGGTCCAATGTGGTGATGTCCTAAAGCATAGATCATTGGTAGAGACCATAGTATGGCTTCTGCCTACAGAGAAAGGCAGTGTTCCCTGTAGTTTTTTGCTCAAGTTGTTGAAAGCAGCAATTTTATTAGAATGTGGAGAAATGGGAAGAAGAGAGCTGATGAGGAGAACCGGCCAGCAGCTGGAGGAGGCTATAGTGACTGATCTTTTGATTCATGCCTCCCCTGGGGAAGCAACTATATACGATGTCGATATAGTACAAAATCTGGTTGAGGAGTTTGTGATACATGACCGGAGTGCTCCTGGGGAAAATGAATTCCAGGAGATTAGAAGCCCTGGGTTTGTACCAGAAGCTTCCAAGTTGATGGTGGCTAAGCTGGTTGATGGCTACCTTGCTGAAATTGCAAGAGATCCCAATCTACCTCTTTCTAAGTTTGTTGACCTTGCTGAAATGGTATCAGGCTTTTCAAGACCATCTCATGATGGACTTTACCGTGCCATTGACATGTATCTGAAG GAACACCCTGGAATCAGcaagagtgagagaaagagaatatGCCGGCTGATGGACTGCAAGAAACTATCCACAGACGCTTGCATGCATGCTGTGCAAAATGAGCGGCTCCCCTTGCGGGTTGTTGTGCAGGTCCTGTTCTTTGAGCAGGTTAGGGCAGCAACATCATCGGCAGGCAGCAGTACGCCTGATCTACCAGGGTCTGTTAGGGCCTTACTCCCAGGTGGATCCCATGGAAGCTCCAGGTCTGCAACAACGAACACAGAAGAGGAATGGGATGCAGTGCCAACAGCAGAGGAGCTCAAGGCTTTGAAAGGGGAGCTTGCTACTCTAAGGTTAGGGGCCGGAGTGGGAGGTGGCAGTGACAGAAGTGGCAATGAATTGAATGATGGTCCTAAGAGCAATGCTGAAAATGTTGCTGCCAGTAAAGTGAAAGGTTTGCTCATGTCAAAGAAGATATTTTCAAGACTCTGGTCGAGCAAAGAAAAACTAGGTGAAAACAGCAGTTCTGATACATCAGAGAGCCCTGGTTCAGCCAATGCAGAGGAAACAAAATCGACTCCTTCCAGAAGTAGGAGGCATTCAGTATCTTAG